The sequence CCGGCAATCGAAATTTCACCGATTAAATCAGATACTTTTTTTGATTGTTCCACGATCTCTTGAAACGATGTATGGGTCGCAAGGGCGATTTGATTCCCCTCTTTAATCTGACTAACAACCTCTTCGATGATTACCGAGGTCTCTTTTGCAGCCGATGCCGCACGTTGAGCCAAATTACGAACTTCATCAGCTACTACCGCAAATCCTAGACCATGTTCACCCGCACGCGCCGCTTCAACCGCAGCATTTAATGCTAACAAATTGGTTTGAAATGCGATTTGGTCAATTGTTTTGATAATACCAGAAATTTTAGCCGCAGACTCAGTAATGGCATGCATCGAGTGAGAGAGCTGTTCCCCTTTTTCATACCCTGCACGGGCAGAATCGTTGGCATTTTTAGCCAAGATATCAGCTTGACGGGCGTTATCAGTGTTTTGTGTGTTGATTGCAGTAGACTCTTCGAGTGTTGCACTCACCTCTTCAACACTGCTTGCTTGTTCACTCGCCCCTTGTGCCAATGAGCTAGAAGACGATGCTACTTGATCCGATGCCGAAGTGATCTGCATCGCCCCATCACGAATCGACGTAACGCTTTGTGTGATTGAACGGGTAATCGAACGGATTATTAGTATCGACAATACAATCGAAACAGCAAATGCGACCAATACAATGATTATAGTCATACGAACAGCACTGATAGAATCTTCTTGTGCTTTTTTTACCGTTGCATCAGCACTCTCAATATTAATTTTGGCGATTTTGTCCATACTCTCTAGTGCCATTGTACGAGAAGAACGGCTCGCTTCGATAAATGCTTTCATTTGTCCAAAATAGATCTCCACTTTCGCAGGATCACTGTTTTGTGAGAGCGGTATTAGAGTATTTGATTTAAACTGTAAACTCAACTCTTTCCATTTTCCAAAATTCTCTTCAAAATTTTTCCATTCAATAGCCTCTTCCGGAGTTTGAGGCAGAGGAGCATAAATCTTTTCCCCTTTTTCAAAACGTTCAAACCCTTTGTCTATTCTCTCAATAGCATCTTGTAGTTTCCCTTGCAGTCCATTGTCTCCTGCAAGACCACGAACTCGGTTTTGCTGAATGACTACTTGATTAATCCCTATACGCATCTCCATAATTCCCACGACAGAGGGGAGCTTCACGCTCCCCACTTCCGTAATTCCGCTCTCCCATTTTTGCGTTGTACTGTATCCCAAAAACCCGAGAATAGCTAAAGAGATCATCATCACTGCCGTGAGCAGCACCAACTTGCTTTGTAGTACCATATTTTCCAACCAATTCATTTTATTCTCCTTTTTGAGTTTCAAGTGTTTGCATCTGTTCAAGAGTTAAAAGTTCATCCGCTTCAAAGAGTTTCAAAACATCCAAAATCATCACAACGTTCTCTTCCATTTGCGCCATTGAGCAGATAAAATCGGTGTCAATTTGATTACCAAACTTTGGAGGTTCACTCATATGGGCAGCATCAATCGATGCTACTTCTTCTACACGATCAACGATAAAGCCGATATTCACTTTTTCTACCTCGACGATAATAATCGTCGTATGCATATCACTCTCACGCTCTTCCATTCCAAAACGCAACCGTGTATCGACTACTGGGATAATCGATCCACGCAGATTGATAACACCGCGCATATATTCAGGTGTTTTCGGGACATTAGTTACCTTCATCATTGCTATAATCTCTTTAATTCTACCGATGGCGATACCGTATTGTTCCTCTCCTAAAAAGAAAGTGAGATACCGTTCCCGTCGTGATTGAGCACTGTTTAATTCCATGACGTTATACTCCCAATACCATTTTGAGAGATTTCACCATCTTTTCATCGCTAAAAGGCTTCACCATCCACCCTGTTACTCCGATCTCTTTACCCACCATTTTCATCTCTTCAGAACTCTCGGTTGTAAGTATGATAATCGGTTTGGTTTTATAACGATCATCCCCCTTAAGAGCTCTCGCCAAATCCAAACCATTCATCTGAGGCATATTGACATCACTAATCAGAAGATCATAATTTTCACTCCCTGCTTGCAAAGCACTTAAAAGCTCTGCCGGATTTAAATACGATTTAAACTCGATAACCCCACTGCTTATCATTTGATCCAAAGCTAGCTCTGCTGTTGCGACAACAGCCCTTGAATCATCTACTACAATCACTCTCTTCGCCATGGTATTCCTCCAAGTATGATGTTCTACTTGGGAAAATAGTAATCATAAAGAATCACAAAAAAATCACAAGATAAAAAAATTAACAGATAAGCATGAAGCATTACATCAAGATTACAAAGGAAAGGATCTAGACTTATGATTGTTTTAAGATTTTCTAATTATATGATACCAATATCTAAAAATTATG comes from Sulfuricurvum sp. and encodes:
- a CDS encoding methyl-accepting chemotaxis protein, with the translated sequence MNWLENMVLQSKLVLLTAVMMISLAILGFLGYSTTQKWESGITEVGSVKLPSVVGIMEMRIGINQVVIQQNRVRGLAGDNGLQGKLQDAIERIDKGFERFEKGEKIYAPLPQTPEEAIEWKNFEENFGKWKELSLQFKSNTLIPLSQNSDPAKVEIYFGQMKAFIEASRSSRTMALESMDKIAKINIESADATVKKAQEDSISAVRMTIIIVLVAFAVSIVLSILIIRSITRSITQSVTSIRDGAMQITSASDQVASSSSSLAQGASEQASSVEEVSATLEESTAINTQNTDNARQADILAKNANDSARAGYEKGEQLSHSMHAITESAAKISGIIKTIDQIAFQTNLLALNAAVEAARAGEHGLGFAVVADEVRNLAQRAASAAKETSVIIEEVVSQIKEGNQIALATHTSFQEIVEQSKKVSDLIGEISIAGKEQSEGMAQINQAMGQVDQVTQQVAANSEEAAAAAEELNAQATSMMETVRILAKMVGMESNAPVSSATRKINLHHLDPNPVIAHRKPVQPQRKSIPTKADEIFPLHEDDLKEF
- a CDS encoding chemotaxis protein CheW; its protein translation is MELNSAQSRRERYLTFFLGEEQYGIAIGRIKEIIAMMKVTNVPKTPEYMRGVINLRGSIIPVVDTRLRFGMEERESDMHTTIIIVEVEKVNIGFIVDRVEEVASIDAAHMSEPPKFGNQIDTDFICSMAQMEENVVMILDVLKLFEADELLTLEQMQTLETQKGE
- a CDS encoding response regulator; translation: MAKRVIVVDDSRAVVATAELALDQMISSGVIEFKSYLNPAELLSALQAGSENYDLLISDVNMPQMNGLDLARALKGDDRYKTKPIIILTTESSEEMKMVGKEIGVTGWMVKPFSDEKMVKSLKMVLGV